CGGCCGCGCCGCCGGCGTGGTCAAGCTTTTCCAGCAGCAGGACGTCACGTCCGGCCCGGGCCAGATAGGCGGCCGCCGCCAGCCCGTTGTGTCCGCCACCGACAATGACCGCGTCATAGCTGCTGCTGTTCGCCATGGGCCCATCCTGCCACCCCGAAACGCGCCGGGAACGCAAAAGGCCCCGGTCCAAGGGACCGGGGCCAAACGCGGAGACGGGGGGATTTGAACCCCCGGTGGAGTTGTGCCCCACACTTCATTAGCAGTGAAGCCCATTCGGCCGCTCTGGCACGTCTCCAATTGCTATTCCTAGCCCACCAAGGATACGCAGAACCGGCCATTCAGTGCAAAACGGACGCAAACCTGAGGATAGGCTCGCTGAACAGGGCAGGCAGGGGGGCCGCCGCCGGCGAATGCGGCCGAGCTAGCTGCCGGACCGGCCGGCCAGGGAACGCCACAGGAAATGCTGGCTGCGGCTCTGCAAAGCGGCCGCCTGCCGGTTGTCGGAAGCGCCGGCGTGGCCGCCTTCCAGGGCCTCGTGGAACCAGACGTTGGGGATGCCCATGGCCTGCATCCGCGCCGCCATCTTGCGTGCCTGCACGGGACCCACCCGGTCATCGGAGGTTGCAGTCCAGATGAAAGTTTCGGGATAGTCCACGCCGTCGCGGAGGAGGTGGTAGGGCGAGAAAGTCCGGATGAACTCCCAGTCCCCGGCCACGTCCGGGTCCCCGTATTCGGCGATCCAGGAGTGGCCTGCGGACAACTTGGTGTAGCGGCGCATGTCCAGCAGCGGCACGCCGCAGGACACGGCACCGAACAGTTCCGGGTACCGGGTCAACATGTTGCCCACCAGAAGCCCGCCGTTGGAACCGCCCACACAGCCGAGGCGTTCCCTGGAAGTGACTCCCCGGGAGATCAGGTCCCGGGCCACGGCCGCGAAGTCCTCGAAGGCGCGGTGGCGGTTTTCCTGCAACGCGGCCCGGTGCCAGGAGGGGCCGTATTCGCCGCCGCCGCGGATGTTGGCCACCACATACACTCCGCCGCGGGTGTGCGTCGGACCGGCTCCGCTTTCAGCGTCGCCCTGGCCAGCGTCCGGCGCATCCGGTGCGTCCGTCCTGCGTTCCAGCCACGCCCGGCCGATCGTGCCGCTGTAAGCGGGAGTGCGGGAAACTTCGAAGCCGCCGTAGCCGGAGAGCTGGGTGGGGTTCTGGCCGTCGAGCACCAGGTTCTTGGATGCCACCTGGAAGTACGGGACCCGGGTACCGTCTTCCGACACCGCGAAGTGCTGCTGGACCTCGTACGCCGCCTCGTCAAAGTAGGACGGCGAGGTGCGGACCACCTCGTGGGTGCTCACCACGTCCCCGTCGCCGCTGCGGCGCAGGGTTCCGCGTGTGAGCGTGCTCGGCGTGGTGAAGCCGGTGGCAACGAGCCAGAAGTCGTTCCCCGCGCCGGGCGCCTCGCCTTCCGGCACAGCCACATTGCCGCCGGTACCGTCGTCGTCATGCTCCTCGTCAACCTCGACGCTGTCGTCCTCGTCGTCAACGGCGAAGGCGTTGACATCGTGCAGCGGCGGGCACGCGTCCAGGAGACTGGATGCCCAGGCGGATTCAGTCCCGGGCCGCTCCGGATCGAGAACGCGGATCTCCGAGGACACGTCCCGCAGGAGGTTCAGGAGTAGGAAATTCCGGGTCCAGCTCCAGGACTGCAGCGACGTGTGCGCATCCGGGGTGAAGAGGACGACGAGTTCCCGGTTGCCGGCAAGGTAGTCCTCGAACTTCGCGGCGAGCAGCGAGCCGGCGGGGAACGTCGTGCCGTCGACGGCCCAGTCGCCCTGCGGCCGGAAAAGCAGCCACTCGCGGTGCACGCTCAGGTTCACGTCGGTGGGGGCGTCGATCACAACCCACTGCCCGTCGTGCAGCACGGACGTGCTCTTGTTGAAGAAGCTGATCCAGTCCATCGCGAAGGTCCGCTCGTACCCCGGAGTGGAGTCATGGGCCACCAGGGCCATCATGTGGTCTTCGGGGATGTCGAAGATCCTCTCGGCCGCCGGAAGCGACCCGCCGCGGGCCAGCTTCACGGCGGTGCGCGCGTAGGACGAGGAGGTCTTCGGCATGCCTTCCGCGGTGGTGGACACCAGCAGCGTGTCCCGGTCCAGCCAGGACGCATTACCCTTCGCTGTGGGCAGGTCGAACCCTCCGGACGCAGGGTCCACAAACGTCCGGGTCTCGACGTCGAACTCCCGGTAGCGGTTGGCGTCCCCGCCGTCGGGGGAGAGGGCCAGCAGAGCCAGCCGGTGCGGTTCGCCGGGAGCAGGACGGAGGAAGTTGGCGCCGTGGAAAACCCACTCCTCGCCTTCGGCGGCGGCCAGCGCGTCGACGTCCAGGAGGACGTCCCATGCAGGCTCACCGCTTTTGTAGCTCTCCCAGGACGTCCGGCGCCACAGCCCCTTGGGGTTCTGCCCGTCACGCCAGAAGTTGTAGTACCAGTCGCCGTGCTTGCCCACCATGGCGATCTTGTCCGTAGAGTCCAGCACCTCCAGGATGCGGCTTTCGAGCCTCGCGTAGTCGGCGTCTTCGAGCAGGTCCTCGGTGCGGGCGTTTTGTTCGCGGACCCAGGCCAGCGGTGCCTCGCCGTAGATCTCCTCGAGCCAGATGTTTTCGTCGGTCGGTTCGGGCGCTTTCCCGGCGGCGGAAGGGGCGCCGGAGGCGGGCGGGTGATCAGCTGCTGTGGTGGTCATGCGCCCTACGAAACAGCATCGGCGCGCAGCTAGCAAGTCACATGCGGATACTCTGGAGGGCGTGGGCACATCGCAAAACATCCGGACGGTACTAATAGGGGCCGGACCCCGCGGCACGAGTGTCCTGGAGCGCCTCCTCGCCAACTGGCGGCTGAGGAACCCCTCCGCTTCCGGGCCCGGCGTTGCGGGCCTTCACATTGACGTCGTGGATCCCTATCCGGCGGGGCCGGGCCACGTGTGGCAGCCCGGCCAGTCCCGGCTGTACCTGATGAACACCCAGTCGTTCTATCCCACGGTCATTCCCGAAGACCCTGAACTGGCTGCGCCGGTGGCCGGCTGCACCTTCGACCAGTGGCGGGACGCCCGGCAGGACAGTCCGGACGCGTCGCTGACGGAGGACGAGCAGGCAGAACTTTCCGCCCTTGGGTCCCGGGATTTCCCGAGCCGCGCGCTGTACGGCCGTTACCTCAGCGCCACGTTGGACGAGCTGCTCGCGCACCTTCCGGAGGGCGTCACCGTGCAGTTCCACCGCACCACCGCCACGTCCGTCCGGCCGGCAGGGAACAGAATGTTCGACGTCGAACTCGGCGACGGCGGGCCGCTTACCGCCGGTTCCGTGGTGCTGGCCCTGGGGCACCTGGAGTCCCGGCTCAACGCCGAACAGCGCGAACTGCAGGCCGGCGCCGGCCAGCTGGGACTCCTTTACCTGCCGCCGGCGGTGCCTGCCGACGTCGACTGGTCCGTGGTGCCGGCCGGCCAGCCGGTGCTGGTCCGCGGCATGGGCCTGAATTTTTTCGACGTCATGGGCCAGCTGACCGAAGGCCGCGGCGGGAAGTTCGTGGCAACGGCGGGCGACGGCTCTGCGGTTCCCGGGCAGGGGAGGGCCGGGCTGGAATACATTCCGTCCGGTGACGAGCCGCTGATTGTTGCGGCGTCCCGGCGCGGGACCCCCTACCGTGCCAAGGCCAATCTGGCGGCCTACTACCCGTCCGGTGTGACGCTGCGGTACTGCACCGAAGCCGCCGTTGGGCGGTTCGCCGCAGCCGGAATCACCCCCGGCTTCGACCACGACCTCTGGCCCCTCCTGCAGCGCGACGCGCTCTGGGCCTATTACGCCACCCTGGTCCGGACCCGTCCGGACGCCGTCACGGAGCCCGACGCGTTCCTGGCCCTGCTCCAGGAGGTGATGCGTCCCCACGCCCACAGCGTTTCCCACTGGGAAGCCGAAGCGGACGCCCTGGTCGCCAAGCACGTGGCGCCGGACCAGCGACTGAACCTGCCGGGCCTGGCGGCGCCCCTCGCCGGCCGCAGCTTCGCCTCGCAGGCGGAGGTGGATGCCGCCGTCGTCGAATACCTGCTCGATGACGCCCGACGCTCGGCGCTGGGGGAGGACGACCCCGTGAAGATGGCCATCGGGGCGCTGCACCACGGCAGGGCGGTGCTGAAAACGGCAGTGGCCGACGGCGGCATCACCGACGAGTCCTGGGTCGCCGGACTGCGGGGCTGGTTTGAGTCGTTCGTCGAGGGGCTGGCCAGCGGGCCTCCGGCCATCCGGGCGGAGCAGCTCGCAGCGCTCGCCCGGGCCGGTGTGGTGAGTTTTGTGGGACCCGACCCAAAATTTTCGCTGGACCGCGCCGCCGGTGCGTTCAGTGCTGCCTCGCCGTGGGTCAAGGACGGAAAGCTCCGCGCCCGTGCCATGATCGAGGCCCTTGCTCCCGCCAACAGGGTTTCAGTCAACGTGTCGCCGGTGCTGGAGCAGCTCCTGGCCGACGGCCTGGTGCGTCCACGGCTGATGATGACGGCTGAGGGGGCTCCGGTGGAGACTTCGGGCCTGGACGTCAGCCCCCACCCTTACCGGCCGGTGGGCGCCAACGGATCCGTCACCGAAGGGCTGTATGTCCTGGGCCTGCAGCTGTCCGCAGCGCAGTGGGGCACGGCCATCGCCGCGGAGGCGCGGCCGCAGAACGGGCCGGTGTATCGCAGCGGCCAGCGGACCCTCCGCGACGCCGACGAAATAGCGCGCCACATCCTCGACCACTGACCCCGGCCCACCCCGTACGCTCTCTCAGTTCCTGCCGCTGAATTCCCGACGCTCTCTCAGTTCCTGCCGCTGAATTTCCAACGCTCTCTCACTTTCTTCAACGCAGTGAGAGAGCGTCGCAGGGGGACCGGCAGGATGTGAGAGAGCGTCGCAGGGGGAGCGGCAGGATGTGAGAGAGCGTCACAGCCAAAACGAAACGTGCCCCGCGTCCGGGGCCGGGAATCCGAGGGGTTCCCGGCCCCGGAGCGGGGCACGTTCATTTACTGAAAGGCGGGGAAACTAGCCTTTCAGGCACTTCTGGTACTGGATCCAGGCCAGGCCGTACTTGATCCAGCCTGCAAAGTCGTACCACTTGGTGGGCGGTACAGGTGCTGTGCAGACCGGCGGCACCGGGCCGCTGTCGGCAATCTGAACTGCGGCCTTGACCACGGTCCCGGACTCGGCAGCGGTGAGCACCAGGGTGCCGGTGCCGGCAGCCGCGCCGGCCGGGACTTTCACGTCCACTGCCGCGGCTCCGCCGGACACCGGGACGGTGCCGAGCTGGGTAACCGTGCCCGCAGGGTCCGTGAAAGAGGCCGCCAGCGAGGTGTTCACCGGGCTGCCCAGGGAGGTGAGGTCCAGCTTGGAAACCGCCAGCGTGATGGAGTCCCCGCCCTTGACCTCGGCGGCCGTGGTGTTCACGACAGCCACGGTGCGGCGGGCAAAGTCCGGCGATACCGGGTTGTGTTCCTGCAGGTACTTGATCCAGGCATCCCGGTCCACAAGGCCCGAGTCCTTGGTGCCGGTACCTTCCTTGAAGATCCGGAAGTTGTCGCCGCCGGTTGCCAGGAAGCTGAACGTGCCGATCCGGTAGGACTTGGCCGGCTCGATGAGTGAGCCGTTGACCCGGATGGACGTAATGCGGTCCCCTGCGGCGCGTCCGGCGTCGTAGGTGTAGTTGACGTTCTTGGACAACCCCAGCTGCTGGTAGGCGCGGCTCGGGACTGTGCCGTCCGGGTTGGTCTGCCACTGCTGTTCCAGGAGCGTCTTGAACTGTGCCCCGGTCAGGGACGTGGTCCAGAGGTTGTTCACGAACGGGAGTACGGCGTTCGCCTCCGCGTAGGTGATGGTCCCGTCCGGCGCGTAATACAGCTCGTTGCGCAGTCCGCCGGGGTTCACGACGCCGATTTCGGCGGTGCCGAGGTCCGGTGCCTTGAGGGCGTCCACGAGTGAATCGGCCACGAGGTTGCCAAGGGTGGATTCGTTCGCGCGGTCATCACGGGACGCCGGACTGGTTGCCGTGGCGGGCGTGAAGGCGGTGGTTATATCGGCAGTGACCTTTCCGACCGGCTGGTTGCCGATCACCGCGGCGTCTGCCAACGCCTTGTCGACAACCGTCTTGACTGCCGCCACCCGCGGGTACCTGGCCACGAGGTCAGCGGCCGTCTCGGTGGTGGTGGGAACGGTGCGCTTGACGTTGCCGGCCTTGTAGCCGGATACCTGCATGGTGGCAGTGTCGACTGTCAGCTGGATCTGGCCGATGAACTCGCCGTAACTGCCGGTCTGCACGATGGGGCGTGTTTTGCCGGTCGGCTGTCCGTTGGCATCGAGCACCGGAGCGTCCCAGGCGTACTGCTTGTGGGTGTGACCGGTGAAGATGGCGTCCACCTCGGGAGAGGTTTCGTTGACCAGCCTGGCGAAAGGACCGCCGGCAGCGACTTCCTGCTCCAAAGTGGAGCCGTCCGGGGTGCCGGATCCGGCGCCGTCGTGATCTTCCACGATGATGACGTCGGCGAGCTTTTCGGCGGTGATCTTCGCGGCAACGCGGTTGATCGCGTCCACCGGATCGCCGAATTCAAGGTCGGTGATGCCTGCCGGGGTGACCAGCGACGGCACTTCCTGGGTGACAGTGCCGATCACCGCAACCTTGACGCCGTTCAACTCCAGCACCGTGTATTCAGGCAGGGCCGGCTCGGTGGTGCCCTTCTTGTACACGTTGGCACCGAGGTACGGGAAACTGGCATTCGTCCCGCCGGCGATGACGCGGTCGCGGAGGTCCGCCCAGCCGCCGTCGAACTCGTGGTTGCCCACGGCGGACGTGCGCAGTTCCAGGGAGTTCAGCACGTCGATGGTGGGCTGGTCCTTGGCGACGGCGGACGCGAACAACGAGGCCCCGATGTTGTCGCCTGCAGACAGGAAGGCCGTGGCGCCGGGGGCGGCCGCCTCCCGGAGCTTTTCGATGGTGGCGGCGAACAGGACCGTGTTGGAGTCGATGCGGCCGTGGAAATCGTTGATGCCCAGGAAGTTCAGGTCAACGCTCGGCGGCAGGACAGGTACGGCCGGCAGATCAAGGCCCACCACCACGGGATCGTGGTCGCTGGCCCGGAACTGATCCGGCGCATAGTAGTTGGTCACGTTGCTGTTATACCGGCTGTACTCCAGCGCCACGGACTCCACGGAGTTGATGTTCCAGATGTCGGCACCGGTGACCACCGAGTCCGCACCCGGCGTGGCGAGGACGTGGTCCAGGGAACCCACCAGGCCGCCGAACAGGTAGGAGTGCTTGGCTGACCCGTCGGCATTCCGGGCTTTTTCGTCCTGGTTGATGTAGCCGGCGGCCGTGAGGACGTTGATGGGGTCTTCCTTGGCGTAGGCGTTGAAGTCGCCCATCAGGAAGACCTTGTCCGTGCCCTTTGAGGCCTGGAGGTCGTTCGAGAATGCGAGGAGCGACTTGGCCTGCTCGGTGCGGGCAAGGTTCGAGGCGCCCTGGCCCTTGTCGGTGTCTTCAGGAGTTGCGGCCGAGCCCTTGGACTTGAAGTGGTTGGCGATGGCGATGAACTTCTTGTCATCGGACGCGCCAACCGGCTTGAACACCTGGGCGAGCGGCTTGCGGGCACTGGCGAAAGCCACGGTGTCGTTGTGGATGACGGATTCGCCCACCGGTTCCGCAGCTGCCTTCTTGTAGATGAACGCTGTGCGGATCATGTCCTCGTCAGCCAGCGGCGGAGCGTTGGCGGGCGTGCGGACGTAGTCCCAGATTCCCGGGGTGGGAATGTTCAGGGCTTCCACCAGCTTGGCCAGGGCATCGTCGCGGTCCTTGCCGAACTGAGCCGAATTCTCAACCTCCATCAGGGAGACGACGTCGGCGCCGGACTTGCCGATGGCCGCCACGATCTTGTCCTGCTGGCGCTTGAGGTTCTCGGCGTTGGCTGCACCGCGGGCGTCGCAGCCGCCGCGGACGGTGATGGGGTTGCCGTCGCGGTCGGTGTAGAAGGTGCAGCCGGCCAGCATGTCACCGGTGGTGGGGAAGTAGTTGAGCACGTTGAAGGAGGCAATCTTCAGGGTGCCTCCGACGGCGGCGGGTGCTTCGGCACGGGTTGCGCCGAAGGTTGCGGGCTGGATGATGCTGGCGTTTTCCGGCGTCAGGTGGGTCAGCGGCTGGAACTTCCAGGAGTTGTTGGCGTAGCTGAGCACCACGTCGGTCTGGAACGTCACGGGGGAGCCGACGCGGACGGGCTCCGCGGCGGTCAGGTACGGCAGGACCTGGGCCTTGGTGGTGGCATCTTTCAGGAAATTGGTAGTGGCACCGTCGTCGAGCTTGATGCCGCGGGCGGCGTTGGCCGCCACGGTTGCCGTGTATTCGGCAGAGCCGTAAGGGGCGACGGCGGTGGGCTGCTCGAGCGGGGTCGTCCCGCCGGCAAGGCCGATTTCGCCGTACTGGTTCAGGGAGTAGTTGTCGGTGACCGTCACAGGTCCCTGCGGTGTCAGCAGCATGCCTTCGAGGGACTCGCGGAAGGCTTCGTCCGCCGGGAGGGCGAAGCCGGTGGACTTCACTTCCGGGGCGGCCTCGTTGAGCTTCTTCAGGCCGGCAGCATCCGCCACGTTCACCTGGGTCATCCCGTAGAACTCGGCAACGGCCCCGGTGATTTCGAC
Above is a window of Arthrobacter sp. FB24 DNA encoding:
- a CDS encoding ExeM/NucH family extracellular endonuclease; its protein translation is MKRTPWKIALGTALSAGLIAAPLASVPAFAVEVSPAAAGTSPVVINEAYLSGGSAGAAYKNKFVELYNTSDTPVTLDGWSLQYRASGGTTAPSATAPLAGTIPAKGYYLLKGGSNGTVGLDLPAADVTATGFNPAGAGGTIVLAKQSTTLNPLATGSVIEPANVADLLGYGTSNTFETKAAAAPGSNTDVKSLNRSGGLDSNNNSADFTLNAAITPTPAGGSADPVDPDPVDPPTAPATRTIAEIQGSGTASQFVGTSVTTRGKVTAAYPTGGFAGFYLQTPGTGGDLTPANHTASDAIFVYSPATVGSVAIGDYVEITGAVAEFYGMTQVNVADAAGLKKLNEAAPEVKSTGFALPADEAFRESLEGMLLTPQGPVTVTDNYSLNQYGEIGLAGGTTPLEQPTAVAPYGSAEYTATVAANAARGIKLDDGATTNFLKDATTKAQVLPYLTAAEPVRVGSPVTFQTDVVLSYANNSWKFQPLTHLTPENASIIQPATFGATRAEAPAAVGGTLKIASFNVLNYFPTTGDMLAGCTFYTDRDGNPITVRGGCDARGAANAENLKRQQDKIVAAIGKSGADVVSLMEVENSAQFGKDRDDALAKLVEALNIPTPGIWDYVRTPANAPPLADEDMIRTAFIYKKAAAEPVGESVIHNDTVAFASARKPLAQVFKPVGASDDKKFIAIANHFKSKGSAATPEDTDKGQGASNLARTEQAKSLLAFSNDLQASKGTDKVFLMGDFNAYAKEDPINVLTAAGYINQDEKARNADGSAKHSYLFGGLVGSLDHVLATPGADSVVTGADIWNINSVESVALEYSRYNSNVTNYYAPDQFRASDHDPVVVGLDLPAVPVLPPSVDLNFLGINDFHGRIDSNTVLFAATIEKLREAAAPGATAFLSAGDNIGASLFASAVAKDQPTIDVLNSLELRTSAVGNHEFDGGWADLRDRVIAGGTNASFPYLGANVYKKGTTEPALPEYTVLELNGVKVAVIGTVTQEVPSLVTPAGITDLEFGDPVDAINRVAAKITAEKLADVIIVEDHDGAGSGTPDGSTLEQEVAAGGPFARLVNETSPEVDAIFTGHTHKQYAWDAPVLDANGQPTGKTRPIVQTGSYGEFIGQIQLTVDTATMQVSGYKAGNVKRTVPTTTETAADLVARYPRVAAVKTVVDKALADAAVIGNQPVGKVTADITTAFTPATATSPASRDDRANESTLGNLVADSLVDALKAPDLGTAEIGVVNPGGLRNELYYAPDGTITYAEANAVLPFVNNLWTTSLTGAQFKTLLEQQWQTNPDGTVPSRAYQQLGLSKNVNYTYDAGRAAGDRITSIRVNGSLIEPAKSYRIGTFSFLATGGDNFRIFKEGTGTKDSGLVDRDAWIKYLQEHNPVSPDFARRTVAVVNTTAAEVKGGDSITLAVSKLDLTSLGSPVNTSLAASFTDPAGTVTQLGTVPVSGGAAAVDVKVPAGAAAGTGTLVLTAAESGTVVKAAVQIADSGPVPPVCTAPVPPTKWYDFAGWIKYGLAWIQYQKCLKG
- a CDS encoding prolyl oligopeptidase family serine peptidase translates to MTTTAADHPPASGAPSAAGKAPEPTDENIWLEEIYGEAPLAWVREQNARTEDLLEDADYARLESRILEVLDSTDKIAMVGKHGDWYYNFWRDGQNPKGLWRRTSWESYKSGEPAWDVLLDVDALAAAEGEEWVFHGANFLRPAPGEPHRLALLALSPDGGDANRYREFDVETRTFVDPASGGFDLPTAKGNASWLDRDTLLVSTTAEGMPKTSSSYARTAVKLARGGSLPAAERIFDIPEDHMMALVAHDSTPGYERTFAMDWISFFNKSTSVLHDGQWVVIDAPTDVNLSVHREWLLFRPQGDWAVDGTTFPAGSLLAAKFEDYLAGNRELVVLFTPDAHTSLQSWSWTRNFLLLNLLRDVSSEIRVLDPERPGTESAWASSLLDACPPLHDVNAFAVDDEDDSVEVDEEHDDDGTGGNVAVPEGEAPGAGNDFWLVATGFTTPSTLTRGTLRRSGDGDVVSTHEVVRTSPSYFDEAAYEVQQHFAVSEDGTRVPYFQVASKNLVLDGQNPTQLSGYGGFEVSRTPAYSGTIGRAWLERRTDAPDAPDAGQGDAESGAGPTHTRGGVYVVANIRGGGEYGPSWHRAALQENRHRAFEDFAAVARDLISRGVTSRERLGCVGGSNGGLLVGNMLTRYPELFGAVSCGVPLLDMRRYTKLSAGHSWIAEYGDPDVAGDWEFIRTFSPYHLLRDGVDYPETFIWTATSDDRVGPVQARKMAARMQAMGIPNVWFHEALEGGHAGASDNRQAAALQSRSQHFLWRSLAGRSGS
- a CDS encoding FAD/NAD(P)-binding protein, with the translated sequence MGTSQNIRTVLIGAGPRGTSVLERLLANWRLRNPSASGPGVAGLHIDVVDPYPAGPGHVWQPGQSRLYLMNTQSFYPTVIPEDPELAAPVAGCTFDQWRDARQDSPDASLTEDEQAELSALGSRDFPSRALYGRYLSATLDELLAHLPEGVTVQFHRTTATSVRPAGNRMFDVELGDGGPLTAGSVVLALGHLESRLNAEQRELQAGAGQLGLLYLPPAVPADVDWSVVPAGQPVLVRGMGLNFFDVMGQLTEGRGGKFVATAGDGSAVPGQGRAGLEYIPSGDEPLIVAASRRGTPYRAKANLAAYYPSGVTLRYCTEAAVGRFAAAGITPGFDHDLWPLLQRDALWAYYATLVRTRPDAVTEPDAFLALLQEVMRPHAHSVSHWEAEADALVAKHVAPDQRLNLPGLAAPLAGRSFASQAEVDAAVVEYLLDDARRSALGEDDPVKMAIGALHHGRAVLKTAVADGGITDESWVAGLRGWFESFVEGLASGPPAIRAEQLAALARAGVVSFVGPDPKFSLDRAAGAFSAASPWVKDGKLRARAMIEALAPANRVSVNVSPVLEQLLADGLVRPRLMMTAEGAPVETSGLDVSPHPYRPVGANGSVTEGLYVLGLQLSAAQWGTAIAAEARPQNGPVYRSGQRTLRDADEIARHILDH